The Pyrus communis chromosome 14, drPyrComm1.1, whole genome shotgun sequence sequence GGCCCCCGCTGAGCTGAACATCACCGGAATCATGTCCGCCCATGGCTGCAAGATCTTCGCCGACACGCTCCTTGCAACCTCCGACGCCTTCAAGACCTACGAGGACAATCTCGACGGCGGGCTGACCGTTTTCTGTCCGATGGACGACGCATTCAAGGCCTTCTTGCCGAAATTCAAGAACCTGACTGTGGCCGGGAAGGCTGCGCTGCTCGAGTACCACGGCATTCCGGTCTACCAATCCATGTCGATGTTGAAGTCCAACAATGGACTGATGAACACTCTGGCCACCGACGGCGCGAGTAAGTTCGACTTCACCGTCCAAAACGACGGGCAGCAGGTCACTCTGAGGACCAAGCTCGTCACGGCGAGGATCACGGGGACACTCATCGACGAGCAGCCCGTCGCTATCTACACCATCGACAAGGTCTTGCAGCCTAAGGAGCTTTTCAAGGGGGCTTTGACTCCCGCACCGGCCCCGGCCCCGGAGAAACCGGCCCACGCGCCGAAGAAAGCGAAGCACGCGCCCTCACCTGCCTCCGAACAGGAGGCCGATTCGCCCGCGGCGTCGCCGGATGAGGACCCGGCAGATCAGACCGCGGATGACAGTAACGGAGCCGTGAGGGTTGGAAGGCTGGGGTTTGGGGGTTTTGTTTTTACCAGTGTGTGGTTAGTGTTTTCATTGCTGTAagtttttggtttatttttaatttttacaggCTTGTTCTGGGTAATAAGTGCGATGTCGATTCGAGGtaaatctctttttcttttcttttttttatctaaTTGGTTTTGTGTGagtgtgattttcttttttattttattttttttgtggggAAAATTTGTAACATTGTGATATTTGTTTGTCGGTGGAAGTTTGGTTAGTACTTTGGTAGAGACCATTTATTTATTATACAATTGTCACATGTTACTTTCTTATAGTGAGATATTCTTGTAATTTTTTGTGCTGTTTTAAAATAGttgtctattttttttcttatataagaatATTCGGAGGCAATTTGGTATGAAGACCCTCTAAATTAGCGGCCGATTCAAGATTCTAACATCACGTGATTCTAATCAAGTTACGTTAGGTTGTAGCCAAGTGGCGAGCTGAGACCTATGCCTATGCTGCTCAATGAGGTCTAAGCAAGGGCTTAAGCATAtttaagtaaattaattatcacataaataaatgtttaattacacttagaaaatatattaatatacttgtattgaaaatttgaatttattattttataaaaatattagagTTTTTGCTTTAGTATTTTAGTGTATTTTGATAGTATGAGATAAAAGTTTAAGTAATGACGAGTTTGTAGTattttatgaaatatttttaaaatttgaaaagtttttttatttacctACTGAGTGACTCAATTTGCAACCAACTCCAAGCTTTTAAAATCCCACATACAGTACAGTAGTCCAAAGACTCCAAACTAGATGTCAACATTTGATAAAGGCGAAGAAGAATAACTCCAGCCCACTTGAAGAActcaaaatttaaatctactcTTATCAGTAGTCTTCTCTCTTC is a genomic window containing:
- the LOC137715056 gene encoding fasciclin-like arabinogalactan protein 1, which translates into the protein MQLRRATTAGAFLLTLTLLNTLTEAHNITRLLAKHPEFSTFNHYLTLTHLAADINDRTTITVCAVDNSAMSALLSKHLSIYSIKNILSLHVLLDYFGAKKLHQITNGTALAATMFQATGSAAGSSGFVNITDLKGGKVGFSPEDNDGNFPSHFVKSVEEVPYNISIIQISTLLPNQAAEAPTPAPAELNITGIMSAHGCKIFADTLLATSDAFKTYEDNLDGGLTVFCPMDDAFKAFLPKFKNLTVAGKAALLEYHGIPVYQSMSMLKSNNGLMNTLATDGASKFDFTVQNDGQQVTLRTKLVTARITGTLIDEQPVAIYTIDKVLQPKELFKGALTPAPAPAPEKPAHAPKKAKHAPSPASEQEADSPAASPDEDPADQTADDSNGAVRVGRLGFGGFVFTSVWLVFSLL